The proteins below come from a single Cryptosporangium aurantiacum genomic window:
- a CDS encoding MFS transporter, producing MANTLADTDDRQGLGDARPGLLILALAVFAGVTTEVLPVGLLPTISRTFAVSESTTGLLVSLYAGLVAVLAVPLTLVTRRIPRKRLLLIATGIFAVSNALSAIASSLAVLAVARALGGATHAVFFSLCIGYAARLVPPAKTGKALALASTGISAGFVLGVPLATALGNAVGWRGSFAALAALMTLTLVLIAITLPAVDAPVTRQAGAPGGRRRLLAAVSSNALLYTGHNTLYTYVSVLLLRAGATPDAIGLILLLFGGLGLVGVSLAGPQLDRRFRHTALAVLVVLGFGILGTGAAFPSLVLVIAAGAVWNGAFGPTASIYQTAAVRTEATTAELAGAWIVATSNVGIAAGAALGGVVLESAGIRAVAWAAASTVALAAVVVVVARGAFPTRSAH from the coding sequence GTGGCGAACACGCTCGCGGACACCGACGACAGACAGGGGCTCGGCGACGCGCGCCCCGGGCTGCTGATCCTGGCGCTGGCGGTGTTCGCCGGTGTGACGACCGAGGTGCTGCCGGTCGGTCTGCTGCCCACGATCAGCCGGACGTTCGCGGTGAGCGAGTCCACGACCGGTCTGCTGGTCAGCCTCTATGCCGGGCTCGTCGCGGTGCTGGCGGTCCCGCTCACGCTGGTGACGCGGCGCATCCCCCGCAAGCGGCTGCTGCTGATCGCGACCGGCATCTTCGCGGTGAGCAACGCCCTGTCCGCGATCGCGTCGAGCCTTGCCGTCCTCGCCGTCGCCAGAGCGCTCGGCGGCGCCACCCACGCGGTGTTCTTCTCGCTCTGCATCGGTTACGCCGCGCGTCTGGTGCCTCCGGCCAAGACCGGTAAGGCGCTCGCCCTCGCCTCCACCGGCATCTCGGCGGGTTTTGTTCTCGGTGTGCCGCTGGCAACCGCGCTCGGTAACGCGGTCGGCTGGCGGGGCTCGTTCGCCGCCCTCGCGGCGCTGATGACACTGACCCTCGTGCTCATCGCGATCACGCTGCCCGCCGTCGACGCACCGGTGACCCGGCAGGCGGGGGCACCGGGCGGCCGGCGGCGGCTGCTCGCCGCGGTCAGCTCGAACGCGCTGCTCTACACCGGCCACAACACGCTCTACACGTACGTATCGGTGCTCCTGCTGCGCGCGGGAGCCACCCCGGACGCGATCGGGCTGATCCTGCTGCTCTTCGGCGGCCTCGGCCTGGTCGGGGTCTCGCTGGCCGGTCCGCAACTCGATCGGCGCTTCCGCCACACCGCGCTCGCGGTTCTCGTCGTCCTCGGATTCGGGATCCTCGGAACCGGCGCGGCCTTCCCGTCGCTGGTACTGGTGATCGCCGCGGGCGCGGTCTGGAACGGCGCGTTCGGCCCGACCGCGTCGATCTACCAGACCGCTGCGGTCCGCACCGAGGCCACGACCGCCGAGCTCGCCGGCGCCTGGATCGTCGCCACGAGCAACGTCGGCATCGCCGCGGGCGCCGCGCTCGGCGGCGTCGTCCTGGAATCCGCGGGCATCCGCGCGGTGGCCTGGGCGGCAGCGTCGACGGTCGCGCTCGCGGCCGTGGTCGTGGTGGTCGCCCGCGGCGCCTTCCCGACCCGCTCGGCCCACTGA
- a CDS encoding HD domain-containing protein, which translates to MDDPGLLIDRNPLPDDLDERLRQQLTFIAEVDRLKTILRASPLAAAERRENDAEHSWHLALMVMLLSEYADEPIDVGHAMRLVVVHDLVEIYAGDSPVFDAAAVVDQREREEAAADRLFALLPDDQATYVRALWDEFEAAKTPEARFCKAMDRLEPMLLNWLDRGGTWQMPGATEAAVRAREAGVVAASTTLGAATNRLVEEGLRRGWIRSDRPTRSPA; encoded by the coding sequence ATGGACGACCCGGGCCTGCTGATCGACCGCAACCCACTGCCCGACGACCTCGACGAACGGCTCCGGCAGCAGCTGACGTTCATCGCGGAGGTCGACCGGCTCAAGACGATCCTGCGCGCCTCACCGCTCGCGGCGGCCGAGCGGCGCGAGAATGACGCCGAGCACTCGTGGCACCTCGCGCTCATGGTGATGCTGCTGTCCGAGTACGCCGACGAGCCGATCGACGTCGGCCACGCGATGCGGCTCGTCGTCGTGCACGATCTGGTGGAAATTTACGCGGGCGACAGCCCGGTGTTCGACGCTGCTGCCGTCGTCGACCAGCGGGAACGCGAGGAGGCCGCGGCCGACCGGCTGTTCGCATTGCTGCCGGACGACCAGGCGACGTACGTCCGGGCGCTGTGGGACGAGTTCGAGGCCGCGAAGACACCCGAGGCGCGGTTCTGCAAGGCGATGGACCGGCTCGAGCCGATGCTGCTCAACTGGCTCGACCGGGGCGGCACGTGGCAGATGCCCGGTGCGACCGAAGCCGCGGTGCGGGCCAGGGAGGCCGGTGTCGTCGCCGCGTCGACGACGCTGGGCGCGGCGACGAACCGGCTGGTCGAGGAGGGGCTACGGCGAGGCTGGATCCGCTCCGACCGCCCCACCCGAAGCCCCGCCTGA
- a CDS encoding class I adenylate-forming enzyme family protein produces the protein MSVEISIARRIASLAAERPSGTALRVLCLDGSEPTFTWPELHDRSSRLAGAFADRGLAHGDRLGIGLRNSPEFVLSVLAAWKLGAVPVPVRWDVPDWELERLREVIAPRLYLGPDDLSWLSTPGPAPDLPDVVSPQLNGICSSGSTGTPKVIVSDRPGYYSPLLASPLADAWGPVPRPQTILVPAPMYHTNGFAPLHNLLAGDQLIVCEKFDATRIADAIERLRVTNFTATPTMLKRIADLPGIDAADLASLVWITQGAAPMPASLVHRWAGLVGAEKIYMAYGMTEGLGLTAIRGDEWMTHQGTVGRGIRGTEVRILDSDGAEQPPGAIGEIYLRSSFPASSHYLGPVPQLKETADGFKTAGDLGFLDEDGYLHLVDRRVDMIITGGANVYPAEVEAALIDHPGVADVVVIGLRDPEWGRRVHAIIQPSDASAPPETGEIIAYAKSRIAAYKVPKTVEIVDAVPRSEATKVNRGALVAAREA, from the coding sequence TTGAGCGTTGAGATCAGCATCGCCCGCCGGATCGCGTCGTTGGCCGCGGAGCGGCCGTCCGGAACCGCCTTACGGGTGCTGTGCCTCGACGGCAGCGAGCCGACGTTCACCTGGCCCGAGCTGCACGACCGCTCCTCGCGGCTCGCCGGCGCGTTCGCCGACCGCGGGCTCGCGCACGGCGACCGGCTGGGCATCGGGTTGCGCAACTCGCCGGAGTTCGTGCTGAGCGTGCTCGCCGCCTGGAAGCTCGGCGCGGTACCGGTGCCGGTGCGCTGGGACGTGCCGGACTGGGAGTTGGAACGGCTCCGGGAGGTGATCGCGCCCCGGCTCTACCTCGGACCGGACGATCTGTCCTGGCTCTCGACGCCCGGCCCCGCGCCGGACCTGCCCGACGTCGTCTCGCCGCAGCTCAACGGCATCTGCAGCAGTGGCTCGACCGGTACGCCCAAGGTGATCGTCAGCGACCGGCCCGGCTACTACAGCCCGCTGCTCGCCAGTCCGCTCGCCGATGCCTGGGGTCCGGTGCCGCGGCCGCAGACGATCCTGGTCCCGGCGCCGATGTACCACACCAACGGGTTCGCGCCGCTGCACAACCTGCTCGCCGGTGACCAGCTGATCGTCTGCGAGAAGTTCGACGCGACGCGGATCGCCGACGCGATCGAGCGGCTGCGCGTCACGAACTTCACCGCGACCCCGACGATGCTCAAGCGGATCGCCGACCTGCCCGGCATCGACGCCGCCGACCTCGCGAGCCTCGTCTGGATCACCCAGGGGGCGGCGCCGATGCCGGCCTCGCTGGTGCACCGCTGGGCCGGGCTGGTCGGCGCCGAGAAGATCTACATGGCCTACGGCATGACCGAAGGCCTCGGGCTGACCGCGATCCGCGGCGACGAGTGGATGACCCACCAGGGCACGGTCGGGCGGGGCATCCGCGGTACCGAGGTGCGCATCCTGGACTCCGACGGCGCCGAGCAACCCCCGGGCGCCATCGGCGAGATCTACCTGCGTTCCTCGTTTCCGGCGTCGTCGCACTACCTGGGCCCGGTGCCGCAGCTCAAGGAGACCGCCGACGGCTTCAAGACCGCCGGTGACCTCGGGTTCCTCGACGAGGACGGTTACCTGCACCTGGTGGACCGGCGGGTGGACATGATCATCACCGGCGGCGCGAACGTCTACCCCGCGGAGGTCGAGGCCGCGCTGATCGATCATCCCGGCGTCGCTGACGTCGTCGTCATCGGTCTTCGGGACCCGGAGTGGGGGCGCCGGGTGCACGCGATCATCCAACCGTCCGACGCCTCCGCACCCCCGGAGACGGGAGAGATCATCGCGTACGCCAAGAGCCGCATCGCGGCGTACAAGGTGCCGAAGACGGTCGAGATCGTCGACGCGGTCCCGCGGAGCGAGGCGACGAAGGTCAACCGCGGCGCGCTGGTCGCGGCCCGGGAGGCGTGA
- a CDS encoding ABC transporter ATP-binding protein, translating to MNPRLECTGLTGGRGISTVFRELDLSLESGRILALVGANGAGKTTLLLTLAGVLPLADGEVRVDGEPVRSGRPRAASRAGVVLVPDDRCLFTGLTVRENLQVAARRGGPTPSDLLDVFPALRPRIGLAAESLSGGEQQMLAMARALIQQPKVLLVDELSMGLAPQIVETLLRTVRESADTNGCAVVLVEQHVDLALEFADDAIVLNRGRITLQGAASELAADRDRMEQAYFGGTLER from the coding sequence ATGAATCCACGGTTGGAGTGCACGGGCCTGACCGGCGGGCGGGGCATCAGCACGGTGTTCCGCGAGCTCGACCTGTCGCTGGAGAGCGGCCGGATCCTCGCGCTGGTCGGCGCCAACGGCGCGGGCAAGACCACGCTGCTGCTGACGCTCGCCGGTGTGCTCCCGCTCGCCGACGGGGAGGTCCGGGTCGACGGCGAGCCGGTGCGGTCCGGGCGTCCGCGCGCCGCCAGCCGGGCGGGCGTCGTCCTGGTACCGGACGACCGCTGCCTGTTCACCGGCCTCACCGTCCGGGAGAACCTGCAGGTCGCGGCCCGCCGTGGCGGGCCCACACCGAGCGACCTGCTGGACGTCTTTCCGGCGCTGCGCCCCCGGATCGGCCTGGCCGCCGAATCGCTGTCGGGCGGTGAACAGCAGATGCTCGCGATGGCCAGGGCGCTGATCCAACAGCCCAAGGTGCTGCTGGTCGACGAGCTGAGCATGGGTCTGGCGCCGCAGATCGTCGAGACGCTGCTGCGGACCGTCCGGGAGAGCGCGGACACGAACGGCTGCGCGGTGGTCCTCGTCGAGCAGCACGTCGACCTCGCGCTGGAGTTCGCGGACGACGCGATCGTGCTCAACCGGGGCCGGATCACCCTGCAGGGCGCCGCGAGCGAGCTGGCCGCGGACCGGGATCGGATGGAGCAGGCGTACTTCGGAGGCACCCTTGAGCGTTGA
- a CDS encoding branched-chain amino acid ABC transporter permease/ATP-binding protein, translating to MSHLAALLLGLGNGAVFAALALALVLTFRSSGVINFATGAVALTVAYVYAGLRDGELLVLVVPGLPPTVDIGQPWGLMPAVVLALLVGAGLGALLYAAVFRPLRAAPPLAQAVASLGVLVVIQALLAIRLGGAPVSVEAIFPASRWELGSLTVLSDRFWLAVSVLVLTVVLTLAFRYTRFGLLTRATAETRLGAYLSGVSTDRVALANWMLSATVAGAAGILIAPLTPLTPGTYTLFIVPALAAAVVGGFQHLVPTVLAGLAIGMLQSEALTLAAEHSWMPQAGSAALIPLAVILVALLYTRRGIPARGQLLRQRLGRAGRPRGLVVPTVAGTALGVVALVFTEGTWRSAVIATFILAVIGLSLVVVTGYAGQVSLAQLALAGTAAFVLSALSDLPFPIAPLLAAAVATVVGVVVGLPALRLRGLSLGIVTLALAYAIEAAWFRNTDLVGTSGARVTQPTLFGLDLSVGTGEEFPRLPFGLLCLFVLVVTAWGVAKLRMSGLGSAMLAVRANERSAAGIGVDVVRVKILAFGLASFIAGIGGCLLAYRQSVVTFDSFTTLAGLALLSTAYLAGITSVYGGVLAGVMAAGGITAIAMDRWVHLGDWYQVVSGLGLIAVLLTNPEGLAGGGHDLVERVRRRFGRRRAAAPAATSDAGLGAARGAGLGAVGPGGGPRLEVSGLTVRYGGVTAVEDFAIRVASGEVVGLIGPNGAGKTSVIDALTGFARASGTVRLDGTSIDGLAPHVRARRGLGRTFQALELHDDLTVEENVGIAVHSGSRSAAVAEALDVVGIGHLADRVAEDLSQGERQLVSLARACAARPRVVLLDEPAAGLDSTESRRLGERIRAIARDSGAGVLLVDHDVSLVLDVCDRVYVLDFGHTIAAGTPEEIRADRAVVAAYLGRVHEAVAE from the coding sequence ATGAGTCACCTCGCCGCGCTGCTGCTCGGGCTCGGGAACGGCGCCGTCTTCGCGGCGCTGGCGCTGGCCCTGGTGCTGACGTTCCGCAGCTCCGGGGTGATCAACTTCGCCACCGGTGCGGTCGCGCTGACCGTCGCGTACGTCTACGCCGGGCTCCGCGACGGTGAGCTGCTCGTGCTCGTCGTGCCCGGCCTGCCGCCCACGGTCGACATCGGACAGCCGTGGGGGCTGATGCCCGCGGTCGTGCTGGCGCTGCTGGTGGGCGCGGGGCTCGGGGCGCTGCTGTACGCGGCGGTGTTCCGGCCGCTGCGGGCCGCGCCGCCGCTGGCCCAGGCCGTCGCGTCGCTGGGGGTGCTGGTCGTCATCCAGGCGCTGCTGGCGATCCGGCTCGGCGGCGCGCCGGTGAGCGTCGAGGCGATCTTCCCGGCCTCCCGCTGGGAACTCGGATCGCTCACCGTGCTCTCCGACCGCTTCTGGCTGGCGGTGTCGGTGCTCGTGCTGACCGTCGTCCTGACGCTGGCGTTCCGGTACACCCGGTTCGGGCTGCTGACCAGGGCGACGGCCGAGACCCGGCTCGGTGCCTACCTCTCCGGGGTTTCCACCGACCGGGTGGCGCTGGCCAACTGGATGCTCAGCGCCACCGTCGCCGGGGCGGCCGGCATCCTGATCGCACCGCTGACCCCGCTGACGCCCGGCACCTACACGCTGTTCATCGTCCCGGCGCTGGCGGCGGCCGTGGTCGGCGGCTTCCAGCACCTGGTACCGACCGTGCTGGCCGGGCTGGCGATCGGCATGCTGCAGTCCGAAGCGCTGACGCTGGCGGCGGAGCACTCATGGATGCCGCAGGCCGGTTCGGCCGCGTTGATCCCGCTGGCGGTCATCCTGGTCGCGCTGCTGTACACCCGCCGGGGCATTCCGGCGCGCGGGCAGCTGCTGCGGCAACGGCTGGGGCGTGCCGGGCGTCCACGGGGGCTCGTCGTGCCGACGGTCGCGGGTACGGCGCTCGGCGTCGTCGCGCTGGTCTTCACCGAGGGCACCTGGCGCAGCGCGGTGATCGCGACGTTCATCCTGGCCGTGATCGGGCTCTCGCTGGTGGTCGTGACCGGGTACGCCGGGCAGGTGTCGCTCGCGCAGCTCGCGCTGGCCGGCACCGCCGCGTTTGTCCTCAGCGCGCTCAGCGACCTGCCGTTCCCGATCGCGCCGTTGCTGGCGGCGGCCGTCGCCACGGTCGTCGGGGTGGTCGTCGGGCTACCCGCGCTGCGGTTGCGCGGGCTGTCGCTCGGCATCGTGACGCTCGCGCTCGCGTACGCGATCGAGGCGGCCTGGTTCCGCAACACCGACCTGGTCGGCACCAGCGGCGCGCGCGTGACCCAGCCGACGCTGTTCGGCCTCGACCTGAGCGTCGGGACCGGAGAGGAGTTCCCGCGGTTGCCGTTCGGGCTGCTCTGTCTGTTCGTGCTGGTCGTCACGGCCTGGGGTGTCGCGAAGCTGCGGATGAGCGGGCTGGGTTCGGCGATGCTGGCGGTGCGGGCCAACGAGCGCTCCGCCGCGGGCATCGGCGTCGACGTGGTGCGGGTCAAGATCCTCGCGTTCGGGTTGGCATCGTTCATCGCGGGGATCGGCGGGTGTCTGCTGGCCTACCGGCAGAGCGTCGTCACGTTCGATTCGTTCACGACGCTGGCCGGGCTCGCGCTGCTGTCCACCGCGTACCTGGCCGGCATCACGTCGGTGTACGGCGGGGTGCTGGCCGGGGTGATGGCGGCCGGGGGCATCACGGCGATCGCGATGGACCGGTGGGTGCACCTGGGGGACTGGTACCAGGTGGTCAGCGGCCTCGGGTTGATCGCGGTGCTGCTGACCAACCCCGAAGGGCTGGCCGGTGGCGGTCACGACCTGGTGGAACGCGTCCGCCGCCGCTTCGGCCGCCGCCGAGCCGCCGCGCCCGCAGCTACGTCCGACGCCGGGCTCGGGGCTGCGCGCGGGGCCGGGCTCGGGGCCGTCGGGCCTGGAGGCGGGCCGCGGCTCGAGGTCTCGGGGCTGACCGTGCGGTACGGCGGGGTCACGGCCGTGGAGGACTTCGCGATCCGGGTGGCGTCCGGAGAAGTCGTCGGGTTGATCGGGCCGAACGGTGCGGGTAAGACCAGCGTCATCGACGCGTTGACCGGCTTCGCTCGCGCGTCCGGCACGGTCCGGCTCGACGGAACCTCGATCGACGGCCTGGCACCGCACGTCCGGGCCCGCCGGGGCCTCGGCCGCACGTTCCAGGCCCTGGAGCTGCACGACGACCTCACCGTCGAGGAGAACGTCGGCATCGCGGTGCACAGCGGATCGCGCTCGGCGGCCGTCGCGGAGGCCCTGGACGTCGTCGGCATCGGGCACCTGGCCGATCGGGTCGCCGAGGACCTCAGCCAGGGCGAACGCCAACTCGTCTCGCTCGCCCGCGCCTGCGCCGCCCGGCCCCGGGTGGTGCTGCTCGACGAGCCGGCCGCGGGTCTGGACAGCACCGAGAGCCGGCGGCTCGGCGAACGGATCCGGGCGATCGCGCGGGACAGCGGCGCCGGCGTGCTCCTCGTCGACCACGACGTCTCGCTCGTGCTCGACGTCTGCGATCGCGTCTACGTGCTCGACTTCGGACACACGATCGCCGCGGGCACCCCGGAGGAGATCCGCGCCGATCGGGCCGTCGTCGCGGCCTACCTGGGACGCGTCCACGAGGCGGTGGCGGAATGA